The proteins below are encoded in one region of Bifidobacterium catenulatum DSM 16992 = JCM 1194 = LMG 11043:
- the purB gene encoding adenylosuccinate lyase, which produces MKLTDISPAIALTPLDGRYHGQTAPLVEYLSEPALNRERMRVEVEWMILLANGFEGNGNQTIVPGVKPLTDEEQAFLRSIPEDFGAEGIAQHAAHEAKTHHDVKAVEYYIDDQLDKAADVLGHETQLTGLKTLVHFACTSEDINNLSIARCVKNGIENVWLPGAQAILDHLAQKAEEYRDKAMLSLTHGQPATPTTLGKELAVYVYRLNRQLNKVKSQEYLGKINGATGTFGAHLAACPDVDWVAVSREFVTNRMGLTWNPLTTQIESHDWQAELYGTISHTNRILHNLCVDVWMYISRGVFAQVPVKGATGSSTMPHKVNPIRFENAEANLEISCSLLDTLSATLVESRWQRDLTDSTTQRNIGSALGYSVLALNNLMGGLNSIHPNDIAIEAELDSNWEVLGEPIQTAMRACELAGLPGMDKPYEKVKELMRGHEISKEAVEQFIDQQAFDDDTAARLKALTPATYTGVAGKLVDFDR; this is translated from the coding sequence ATGAAGCTTACTGATATCTCCCCTGCAATCGCATTAACTCCTCTTGACGGCCGCTACCATGGGCAGACCGCTCCGCTTGTCGAATATTTGAGCGAACCGGCATTGAACCGCGAGCGCATGCGCGTGGAAGTCGAATGGATGATTCTGCTTGCCAACGGTTTTGAAGGCAACGGCAATCAAACCATCGTTCCGGGCGTCAAGCCGCTTACCGATGAGGAGCAGGCGTTCCTGCGCTCCATCCCTGAGGATTTCGGCGCCGAAGGCATCGCTCAGCATGCCGCCCATGAGGCCAAAACCCATCATGATGTGAAGGCCGTGGAATATTACATCGACGATCAGCTTGACAAGGCCGCCGATGTGCTCGGCCATGAAACCCAGCTGACCGGGCTCAAGACCCTGGTGCATTTCGCCTGCACGTCCGAAGACATCAACAACCTGTCCATTGCCCGCTGTGTGAAGAACGGCATCGAGAACGTGTGGCTGCCGGGCGCGCAGGCCATCCTCGACCATCTGGCTCAGAAGGCCGAGGAATACCGCGACAAGGCCATGCTGTCGCTGACCCATGGCCAACCGGCTACCCCAACCACGCTGGGCAAGGAGCTTGCGGTGTACGTGTACCGCCTGAACCGCCAGCTGAACAAGGTCAAGTCTCAGGAATATCTCGGCAAGATCAATGGCGCTACCGGCACGTTTGGCGCACATCTGGCCGCATGCCCGGATGTGGATTGGGTTGCCGTCTCCCGTGAGTTTGTCACCAACCGCATGGGTCTGACTTGGAATCCGTTGACCACGCAGATCGAATCGCATGACTGGCAGGCCGAGCTGTACGGTACCATCAGCCACACGAACCGTATTCTGCACAACCTGTGCGTGGATGTATGGATGTACATCTCCCGTGGCGTGTTCGCCCAGGTTCCCGTCAAGGGCGCCACCGGATCCTCCACCATGCCGCACAAGGTCAATCCAATCCGTTTCGAAAACGCTGAGGCGAATCTGGAGATCTCCTGCTCACTGCTTGACACCTTGTCCGCAACGCTCGTAGAGTCCCGTTGGCAGCGCGATCTAACCGATTCCACCACGCAGCGCAATATTGGTTCCGCACTGGGCTATTCCGTGCTGGCACTCAATAATCTGATGGGCGGCCTGAATTCCATCCATCCGAACGACATCGCCATCGAAGCCGAGCTGGACTCCAACTGGGAGGTGCTTGGTGAGCCGATTCAGACCGCCATGCGAGCCTGCGAACTGGCTGGCCTGCCAGGCATGGACAAGCCGTATGAGAAAGTCAAGGAGCTCATGCGCGGCCATGAAATCTCCAAGGAGGCCGTCGAACAGTTCATCGACCAGCAGGCATTCGACGATGACACAGCGGCCCGCTTGAAGGCGCTAACTCCGGCAACATATACCGGTGTTGCCGGCAAGCTGGTAGATTTCGACCGCTGA